The following are from one region of the Silene latifolia isolate original U9 population chromosome 9, ASM4854445v1, whole genome shotgun sequence genome:
- the LOC141599363 gene encoding protein ALP1-like: MDQSFILMLSNLLHLQNYLDPTSSLFSSDSTSFSTSSTTSPSSLLSSSSAAPLLFFTIASVLSFVASSRPSSSSSSRSSSSSPSRSSSPSDYSLSAFRALSTELIWSMDPLVRDAQWRSSYGLSYPVFTTVVDKLKPHIAQSNLSLPPDYAVAMVLSRLCHGLSAKTLAKRYSLDPYLVSKITNMVTRLLSTKLYSEFIKIPVGRRRLHETTQAFEELTSLPNLCGAIDSTSVKLRNLPTDVSDPSSFQCQYGFPAIQLQVVADRKKVFWDVCVKAPGRVDDATHFRDSVLYNKLMSGDVVWDKVVNVRGHPVRPYIVGDWCFPLLSFLLTPFSGNGRGTPAQNAFDAALMKGRLAAVEAIGLLKGRWKILQNMNVGLNHAPQTIVACCVLHNLCQIAREPEPPLWKDPDERGSPPRVLESEKSFYYYGENLRQTLADDLHQRLSR, encoded by the coding sequence ATGGATCAATCATTTATACTAATGCTATCTAACCTCCTGCACTTGCAGAACTATTTGGATCCTACTTCCTCGCTCTTTTCGTCCGATTCCACCTCATTCTCAACTTCCTCCACAACCTCTCCGTCCTCTctcctctcctcctcctcagccgCGCCTCTTCTTTTTTTCACCATAGCCTCGGTTCTCTCCTTTGTTGCTTCTTCACGTCCTTCGTCTTCATCCTCATCTcgatcttcctcctcctctccttcCCGTTCCTCTTCCCCTTCTGACTACTCTCTCTCTGCCTTCCGTGCCCTCTCCACCGAGCTAATCTGGTCCATGGACCCTCTTGTTCGCGATGCCCAATGGCGTTCATCTTATGGGCTTTCCTATCCTGTCTTTACCACTGTTGTTGATAAGCTTAAGCCCCACATTGCCCAATCTAACCTTTCTCTTCCCCCTGATTATGCCGTGGCCATGGTGCTCTCTCGTCTATGCCATGGCCTTTCTGCCAAGACGCTAGCCAAGCGTTACTCTCTTGACCCTTACCTTGTCTCCAAGATCACCAACATGGTCACTCGCCTACTCTCCACCAAGCTTTACTCGGAATTTATCAAAATCCCTGTTGGGCGAAGACGTCTCCATGAGACTACTCAAGCTTTTGAGGAATTGACCTCACTTCCAAATCTCTGTGGTGCTATTGATTCAACCTCAGTTAAACTTCGTAACCTCCCTACCGATGTTAGTGATCCTTCCTCTTTTCAATGTCAATACGGGTTTCCTGCCATTCAACTCCAGGTTGTGGCTGACCGCAAGAAAGTCTTCTGGGATGTTTGTGTAAAGGCCCCCGGACGTGTTGATGACGCTACCCATTTTAGGGATAGTGTCCTATACAATAAACTCATGTCCGGGGATGTCGTTTGGGACAAAGTGGTTAACGTGAGGGGTCATCCAGTTAGGCCGTACATTGTTGGAGACTGGTGTTTTCCTTTGCTGTCATTCCTGCTTACTCCTTTCTCGGGTAATGGTAGGGGCACACCTGCCCAGAATGCATTTGATGCAGCCCTTATGAAGGGTAGATTAGCTGCTGTGGAGGCCATTGGATTGCTTAAAGGGAGATGGAAAATTTTGCAAAATATGAACGTGGGTTTAAATCACGCTCCTCAAACCATTGTAGCTTGTTGTGTGCTGCATAACTTATGTCAGATTGCAAGGGAACCGGAGCCCCCACTTTGGAAGGATCCTGATGAGCGTGGATCTCCCCCAAGGGTGTTAGAAAGTGAGAAGTCATTTTATTATTATGGGGAGAATTTGAGGCAGACGTTGGCTGATGATCTACACCAGCGATTGTCAAGATGA